In Myxococcus virescens, a single genomic region encodes these proteins:
- a CDS encoding DUF2147 domain-containing protein, with translation MNATRWFGLASLTLLLASNAFAEDKAPAAANAAVGRWTTIDDETKKPKSVIAIYEENGKLYGKIEKLFREPKEEQNPLCDKCEGSLKNQPIIGMTILRDLKKDDDEWSGGSILDPANGKTYKCKVAVEDGGKKLKVRGYVGMSLLGRTQYWVRAE, from the coding sequence ATGAACGCAACCCGCTGGTTTGGACTCGCTTCCCTGACCCTGCTGCTGGCCTCGAACGCCTTCGCCGAGGACAAGGCCCCCGCCGCGGCCAATGCCGCCGTCGGCCGGTGGACGACCATCGATGACGAGACGAAGAAGCCCAAGTCCGTCATCGCCATCTACGAGGAGAACGGCAAGCTGTACGGGAAGATCGAGAAGCTCTTCCGCGAGCCCAAGGAAGAGCAGAACCCGCTCTGCGACAAGTGCGAGGGCTCGCTGAAGAACCAGCCCATCATCGGGATGACCATCCTTCGCGACCTGAAGAAGGATGATGACGAGTGGTCCGGCGGGAGCATCCTCGACCCGGCGAATGGCAAGACCTACAAGTGCAAGGTTGCCGTCGAGGATGGCGGCAAGAAGCTGAAGGTCCGCGGCTACGTCGGCATGTCGCTGCTGGGCCGCACCCAGTACTGGGTGCGCGCCGAGTAG